From a single Poseidonibacter antarcticus genomic region:
- a CDS encoding methylenetetrahydrofolate reductase, whose translation MFETLLQKLQEDDYLTLETTPQHEPTMHNIIERIKKFKLQNKVDGFSCTDNPLAKLRYNALFASLKLQQEFKKPVIATMTMRDRNKIALQSDLLGASDFNVRAILALTGDPAKMSDQPNTKGVFEANSIMLLKIIKSFNYGMDYSGHPFKIEPKQIFPFSVVNSYAKSFTSLEKKMHNKIQNGSLGIISQPVFDIKNAEKLLESFDRAKEDVEGDKKKAQLIFGLFPITKLRTALFLSAQVPGIHVPQMWIDKLESAHKISEEEEYKVGMQLSQDIYKEIRKFHPKVHLMTANRFDVANEIIS comes from the coding sequence ATGTTTGAAACACTATTACAAAAACTTCAAGAAGATGACTATTTAACATTAGAAACAACACCTCAGCATGAACCAACAATGCATAATATTATTGAAAGAATTAAAAAATTTAAGTTACAAAATAAAGTTGATGGTTTTTCATGTACAGATAATCCACTTGCAAAACTAAGATACAATGCACTTTTCGCATCTTTAAAATTACAACAAGAGTTTAAAAAACCAGTAATTGCAACAATGACAATGAGAGATAGAAATAAAATCGCTTTACAATCTGATTTATTAGGTGCAAGTGATTTTAACGTACGTGCTATTTTAGCCTTAACAGGTGATCCTGCAAAAATGAGTGATCAACCAAATACAAAAGGTGTTTTTGAAGCAAACTCAATTATGCTTTTGAAAATCATAAAATCATTTAATTATGGAATGGATTATTCAGGTCATCCTTTTAAAATTGAACCAAAACAAATATTTCCTTTTTCAGTTGTAAACTCTTATGCCAAAAGCTTTACTTCACTAGAAAAAAAGATGCATAATAAAATACAAAATGGTTCTTTAGGAATTATTTCACAACCAGTATTTGATATTAAAAATGCAGAAAAATTACTAGAATCATTTGATAGAGCAAAAGAAGATGTTGAAGGTGATAAGAAAAAAGCTCAATTAATATTCGGGTTATTTCCTATTACGAAACTTAGAACTGCCCTATTCCTTTCAGCACAAGTTCCAGGTATTCATGTACCTCAAATGTGGATAGATAAACTAGAATCAGCTCATAAAATCTCTGAAGAAGAAGAGTATAAAGTAGGAATGCAATTAAGCCAAGATATATATAAGGAAATTAGAAAATTTCATCCAAAAGTACATTTAATGACTGCAAATAGATTTGATGTTGCAAATGAGATTATTTCTTGA
- the serB gene encoding phosphoserine phosphatase SerB: MKLAVFDFDSTLMDGETIDFLANELGIGEEVAHITEEAMSGRLDFFESLTTRVALLKGLEYQKAVDICKNLPLMPGAKELIPALKEKGYKVVCFSGGFRIGTSPAKDILGLDADFSNVLHEKDGILTGLVGGEMMFSHSKGDMIQRLQAILGISKADTLVCGDGANDLSMFVHADTRIAFCARDVLKKEANIIIDEKDLTKILEKI, translated from the coding sequence ATGAAATTAGCTGTTTTTGATTTTGATTCAACACTTATGGATGGAGAGACTATTGACTTTCTTGCAAATGAGTTAGGAATAGGAGAAGAAGTTGCACATATTACTGAAGAAGCAATGTCTGGACGACTTGATTTTTTTGAATCTTTGACTACTAGAGTAGCTTTATTAAAAGGTTTAGAATATCAAAAAGCTGTAGATATTTGTAAAAATTTACCATTAATGCCAGGTGCAAAAGAGTTAATTCCTGCATTAAAAGAAAAAGGCTATAAAGTAGTGTGTTTTTCAGGTGGATTTAGAATAGGAACAAGTCCAGCTAAAGATATTTTAGGATTAGATGCAGATTTCTCCAATGTACTACATGAAAAGGATGGTATTTTAACTGGACTTGTAGGTGGAGAAATGATGTTTTCTCATTCAAAAGGCGATATGATTCAAAGATTACAAGCAATTTTGGGTATCAGTAAGGCTGATACTTTAGTTTGTGGTGATGGTGCTAATGATTTATCTATGTTTGTTCATGCTGATACAAGAATTGCTTTTTGTGCAAGAGATGTATTAAAAAAAGAAGCAAATATTATTATAGATGAAAAAGATTTAACAAAAATATTAGAAAAAATTTAA
- a CDS encoding transaldolase, with product MSLKEDINYSLWCDFIERDFLENRFQEIIKDEIIQGATSNPAIFESSITNSVAYKQQLDMLQANNEKTIYEELALTDIKRAAQLLSDLHKANNDDGFISIEVDPSLCDDAQGTIEEGLRLYSSINAENVMIKVPATEAGYIAMRELTSKGIHVNATLIFSPIQAVKCAQALDEGIKDSNKDIKAVVSVFVSRFDRMCDGDFINKGLETSKLGIINATKCYHEVNKFGNKNIRTLFASTGVKGKELAPSYYIDNLIFPNSVNTAPLATIEDWLKDGVQEESEIMCEKKCDEYFKTIALKNVNMNKIYDDLLTQGLDAFKVSFKDLLAKLIN from the coding sequence ATGAGTTTAAAAGAAGATATTAATTATTCATTATGGTGTGATTTTATAGAAAGAGATTTTTTAGAAAATAGATTTCAAGAAATAATTAAAGATGAAATAATTCAAGGTGCTACATCAAATCCTGCAATTTTTGAATCATCAATTACAAATTCTGTTGCATATAAACAACAACTTGATATGTTACAAGCAAATAATGAAAAGACAATTTATGAAGAGTTAGCACTTACTGATATAAAAAGAGCAGCTCAATTATTATCAGATTTACATAAAGCCAATAATGATGATGGATTTATTTCAATTGAAGTTGATCCTTCATTATGTGACGATGCACAAGGCACTATTGAAGAAGGTTTAAGATTATATTCTTCAATTAATGCTGAAAATGTAATGATTAAGGTCCCAGCAACTGAAGCTGGATATATTGCTATGAGAGAATTAACTTCAAAAGGTATACATGTAAATGCAACATTGATTTTTTCACCTATTCAAGCTGTTAAATGTGCTCAAGCACTTGATGAAGGAATTAAAGATTCAAATAAAGATATAAAAGCTGTAGTTTCGGTTTTTGTTTCTAGATTTGATAGAATGTGTGATGGGGATTTTATTAATAAAGGTTTAGAAACTTCTAAATTAGGGATTATAAATGCTACAAAATGTTATCATGAAGTAAATAAATTTGGGAATAAAAATATAAGAACATTATTTGCAAGTACTGGTGTTAAAGGTAAAGAGTTAGCTCCAAGTTATTATATTGATAATTTAATATTTCCAAACTCTGTTAATACTGCACCATTAGCTACTATTGAAGATTGGTTAAAAGATGGTGTACAAGAAGAAAGTGAAATTATGTGTGAAAAAAAATGTGATGAATATTTTAAAACAATAGCTTTAAAAAATGTAAATATGAATAAAATATATGATGATCTTTTAACTCAAGGCTTAGATGCATTTAAAGTATCATTTAAAGATTTATTAGCAAAATTAATTAACTAA
- a CDS encoding class II 3-deoxy-7-phosphoheptulonate synthase, whose translation MNNWKPDSWRDFPIKQQPTYPDLEKLKKVEKELGSYPPLIFAGEALSLKSQLADVVNGKAFLLQGGDCAESFAAFDAQNIKNLFKVMMQMSVILTFSGGCPVVKVGRVAGQFAKPRSSDFEEINGISLPSYRGDIINDIEFNEKSRNPKPKKLLKAYNQSAATMNLLRAFARGGMADLNQVHLWNTHFVKDNALGEKYDEVSNKITESLNFMKACGITSKSTPTLAQTTLFTSHEALLLNYEQALTRRDSITGDWFNCAAHMLWIGDRTRDLKDAHIEYFRGIQNPIACKVGPSMKEDELIQLIDKLNPNNEAGRLNLIVRMGANKIGEHFPRLLKRVKKEGKNVLWSSDPMHGNTIKAGNGYKTRDFEAILSEVKQFFQIHRAEGTYAGGIHLEMTGQDVTECTGSASSAVTTEGLASRYHTQCDPRLNADQALELSFMIADTLKEARKDIII comes from the coding sequence ATGAATAATTGGAAACCAGACAGTTGGAGAGATTTTCCAATCAAGCAACAACCTACTTATCCTGACTTAGAAAAGTTAAAAAAAGTTGAAAAAGAGTTAGGTTCTTATCCTCCTTTAATTTTTGCAGGAGAAGCACTTAGTTTAAAAAGTCAATTAGCTGATGTTGTAAATGGAAAAGCGTTTTTACTTCAAGGTGGAGATTGTGCTGAGTCATTTGCTGCATTTGATGCACAGAATATTAAAAATTTATTTAAAGTTATGATGCAAATGTCAGTTATTTTAACATTCTCAGGTGGTTGTCCTGTTGTTAAAGTTGGACGAGTTGCTGGGCAATTTGCAAAGCCAAGATCTTCAGATTTTGAAGAAATAAATGGTATTTCTCTTCCTTCATATAGAGGAGATATTATTAATGATATTGAATTTAATGAAAAATCTAGAAATCCAAAACCTAAGAAATTATTAAAAGCATATAACCAAAGTGCTGCTACTATGAATTTACTTAGAGCATTTGCACGTGGTGGAATGGCTGATTTAAATCAAGTTCATTTATGGAATACACATTTTGTAAAAGATAATGCACTTGGTGAAAAATATGATGAGGTTTCAAATAAAATTACTGAATCATTAAACTTTATGAAAGCATGTGGTATTACAAGTAAATCAACACCAACACTTGCACAAACTACACTATTTACTTCTCATGAAGCACTTTTATTAAACTATGAACAAGCACTTACAAGAAGAGATTCAATTACTGGTGATTGGTTCAACTGTGCTGCACATATGTTATGGATAGGTGATAGAACAAGAGATTTAAAAGATGCACATATTGAGTATTTTAGAGGTATTCAAAATCCAATTGCTTGTAAAGTTGGACCTTCTATGAAAGAAGATGAACTTATTCAATTAATTGATAAATTAAATCCAAATAATGAAGCTGGACGTCTTAATTTAATTGTACGAATGGGTGCAAATAAAATAGGCGAGCATTTCCCAAGACTTTTAAAAAGAGTTAAAAAAGAGGGTAAAAATGTATTATGGTCATCAGATCCGATGCATGGAAATACAATCAAAGCTGGTAATGGTTACAAAACTAGAGATTTTGAAGCAATTTTATCAGAAGTAAAACAATTTTTCCAAATCCATAGAGCTGAAGGTACATACGCAGGTGGAATTCACTTAGAAATGACTGGACAAGATGTAACTGAATGTACAGGAAGTGCAAGTTCAGCAGTTACAACTGAAGGATTAGCATCAAGATATCATACACAATGTGATCCAAGATTAAATGCTGATCAAGCACTTGAATTATCATTTATGATTGCAGATACTTTAAAAGAAGCTAGAAAAGATATTATTATATAA
- a CDS encoding arsenate reductase family protein: MIKVYGIKTCNSVRKALKFFKDNEIEVDFFDFKKETPSSQTVDSWVEKTDLNVLFNSRGTKYRTLKLKELNLDDEGKIQWLKKEPMLFKRPVIEYDGKVILAFDEEVYKETFL, encoded by the coding sequence ATGATTAAAGTTTATGGAATAAAAACTTGTAATTCTGTAAGAAAAGCATTAAAGTTTTTCAAAGATAATGAAATAGAAGTTGATTTTTTTGATTTTAAAAAAGAAACTCCATCATCTCAAACTGTAGATTCTTGGGTAGAAAAAACTGATCTTAATGTGCTTTTTAATTCAAGAGGAACTAAATATAGAACTCTAAAATTAAAAGAATTAAACTTAGATGATGAAGGTAAAATCCAATGGTTAAAAAAAGAGCCAATGCTTTTTAAAAGACCTGTAATAGAATATGATGGAAAAGTTATCTTAGCTTTTGATGAAGAAGTTTATAAAGAAACTTTTTTATAA
- the gatC gene encoding Asp-tRNA(Asn)/Glu-tRNA(Gln) amidotransferase subunit GatC, with protein MTVDDNLIAKLSKLSSLEIDESKKENLKAELADIINFVENLNEIDVSGIDATFSTIEGGTPLREDESKQDLELSNHILKHAPKSEDGYFVVPKIIE; from the coding sequence ATGACTGTTGATGATAACTTAATTGCAAAACTATCAAAACTATCTAGTTTAGAAATAGATGAGTCAAAAAAAGAAAATTTAAAAGCAGAATTAGCTGATATTATTAACTTTGTTGAAAATTTAAATGAAATTGATGTTTCAGGAATTGATGCTACATTTAGTACTATTGAAGGTGGAACACCTTTAAGAGAAGATGAATCAAAACAAGATTTAGAATTATCAAATCATATACTAAAACACGCTCCAAAAAGTGAAGATGGATATTTTGTAGTACCTAAAATTATTGAGTAA
- the tgt gene encoding tRNA guanosine(34) transglycosylase Tgt, which produces MQFQIDATSHHKTRACTIKTAHSTIQTPVFMPVGTQGTVKTLDANDMLELGAKIILGNTYHLYLRPGSKIVKKMGGLHGFSKFPNSFLTDSGGFQAFSLSKNTKQHEDGIMFKSHIDGSMHFFSPQSVLDTQYDLGSDIMMILDDLVALPNTDERIEKSIKRTTKWAQEAITYHKEQQEKGIGINQNIFAIIQGGTSKKFRQMSAEQLCSLSDYDGYAIGGLSVGEPNEEMYKIVEWTTDFMPKDKPRYLMGVGTPEDLIENIERGVDMFDCVMPTRNARNGTLFTTFGRVNIRKAEFKEDSLPIDPACDCYTCKNFSRAYLNHLFKAGEMTFFRLASIHNIHYYLTLMKEARTAILNDNWLEFKEEFYRKRQK; this is translated from the coding sequence ATGCAATTTCAAATAGACGCAACATCACACCACAAGACAAGAGCTTGTACAATTAAAACAGCTCATAGCACAATCCAAACACCAGTTTTTATGCCAGTTGGTACTCAAGGTACAGTTAAGACACTTGATGCAAATGATATGCTAGAACTTGGTGCTAAAATAATCTTAGGGAATACTTATCATTTATACTTAAGACCAGGAAGTAAAATAGTTAAAAAAATGGGAGGACTTCATGGTTTCTCAAAATTTCCTAACTCATTTTTAACTGATTCTGGTGGATTTCAAGCATTTTCATTAAGTAAAAATACAAAACAGCACGAAGATGGAATTATGTTCAAATCACATATTGATGGAAGTATGCACTTCTTTTCACCTCAAAGTGTTTTAGATACTCAATATGATTTAGGTTCAGATATTATGATGATTTTAGATGATTTAGTAGCCTTACCAAATACAGATGAACGAATTGAAAAATCAATAAAAAGAACTACAAAATGGGCTCAAGAAGCAATAACTTATCATAAAGAACAACAAGAAAAAGGTATTGGAATAAATCAAAATATCTTTGCTATTATCCAAGGTGGTACAAGTAAAAAGTTTAGACAAATGAGTGCTGAACAACTTTGTTCTCTAAGTGATTATGATGGTTATGCAATTGGTGGATTAAGTGTTGGTGAACCAAATGAAGAAATGTATAAAATAGTTGAATGGACTACTGATTTTATGCCAAAAGATAAACCTAGATATTTAATGGGTGTTGGGACTCCTGAAGATTTAATTGAAAATATCGAACGTGGTGTTGATATGTTTGATTGTGTAATGCCTACAAGAAATGCTAGAAATGGAACACTATTTACAACATTTGGAAGAGTAAATATTAGAAAAGCAGAATTTAAAGAAGACTCTTTGCCAATTGATCCTGCTTGTGATTGTTATACTTGTAAAAACTTTTCAAGAGCTTACTTAAACCATCTATTTAAAGCAGGTGAAATGACTTTCTTTAGATTAGCTTCTATACATAATATTCATTATTACTTAACACTAATGAAAGAAGCTAGAACTGCTATTTTAAATGATAATTGGCTAGAATTTAAAGAAGAATTTTATAGAAAAAGACAAAAGTAA
- a CDS encoding TolC family protein has product MKVLLCLFIFSNIVFADIKKVTLSEAINIALENNRQSKISEVALEIANVQYKQALSANYPAINAMVVGQRVKEDLIFKQRGSFTLSSELTKTLSLANTLTISDPLLRSATQSELSLTPASAFPEGSISADIDSKALGRDTIKASLNILYPLFTGGKISSVIEQAKLNKLLAMNRMRRNDLNVIYDIKKYFYGYVLTNELYKLAKSTLDSMTYISFLTKEFYESGESLNVKKTDYLSIQVTVALIESIVSKIQANKFMVKSALANAMGLPWDSDIQAEYTNNELLPPKYPLSKLIQEAYKTNHDIRKMDIALKVSNQQIKERKSEHYPQIALMGEVSHTYNSYKYGYLSDDKENSWNIGFAADMPLFNGFKTTNMVNEKRLERKKLFLLQDMVKDVIALQIKNELNNALIGFKQIQTLKKAKKLARANKDLNVRAYQIDAVKSKEVIQSQYMESYVKADYLKYVHDYLLSLAKIDKLIGEEVR; this is encoded by the coding sequence ATGAAAGTTTTACTGTGTTTATTTATTTTTTCAAATATAGTATTTGCAGATATAAAAAAAGTTACCTTATCAGAAGCTATAAATATTGCATTAGAAAACAATCGCCAAAGTAAAATTTCTGAAGTAGCATTAGAAATAGCAAATGTTCAATATAAACAAGCTCTAAGTGCTAATTATCCAGCAATAAATGCAATGGTTGTTGGACAAAGAGTAAAAGAGGATTTAATATTTAAGCAAAGAGGTAGTTTTACTTTGTCTTCTGAATTAACTAAAACTTTATCTTTAGCTAATACTTTAACTATTTCTGATCCATTACTAAGATCAGCAACACAGTCTGAACTAAGTTTAACTCCTGCGAGTGCATTTCCTGAAGGTTCGATTAGTGCAGACATTGATTCAAAAGCTTTAGGAAGAGATACGATAAAAGCTTCTTTAAATATTTTGTATCCTCTATTTACTGGTGGAAAAATATCTTCAGTTATTGAACAAGCTAAATTAAATAAATTATTAGCAATGAATAGGATGAGGAGAAATGATTTAAATGTAATTTATGATATAAAAAAGTATTTTTATGGTTATGTTTTAACAAATGAATTATATAAGTTAGCCAAGTCGACATTAGATAGTATGACTTATATCTCTTTTTTAACAAAAGAGTTTTATGAAAGTGGCGAGTCTTTAAATGTTAAAAAAACTGACTATTTGTCGATACAAGTTACTGTTGCATTAATAGAATCAATTGTTTCAAAAATTCAAGCAAATAAATTTATGGTTAAATCAGCACTTGCTAATGCTATGGGTTTACCTTGGGATAGTGATATTCAAGCAGAATATACAAATAATGAATTATTACCTCCTAAATATCCTTTATCAAAACTTATTCAAGAAGCATATAAAACTAATCATGATATTAGAAAAATGGATATTGCATTAAAAGTATCAAATCAACAAATAAAAGAAAGAAAATCTGAACATTATCCTCAAATTGCATTAATGGGTGAAGTTTCGCACACTTATAATTCTTATAAATATGGATATTTGAGTGATGATAAAGAGAATTCATGGAATATAGGATTTGCTGCAGATATGCCATTATTCAATGGTTTCAAAACTACAAATATGGTAAATGAAAAAAGATTAGAGAGAAAAAAATTATTTTTATTACAAGATATGGTAAAAGATGTAATTGCATTACAAATAAAAAATGAACTTAATAATGCTCTTATTGGTTTTAAACAAATACAAACATTAAAAAAAGCAAAAAAACTTGCACGTGCTAATAAAGACCTTAATGTCAGAGCTTATCAAATTGATGCAGTAAAATCAAAAGAAGTTATTCAATCTCAATATATGGAGTCTTATGTTAAAGCAGATTATTTAAAATATGTACATGATTATTTACTTTCTTTAGCGAAGATTGATAAATTAATTGGTGAAGAAGTAAGATAA
- a CDS encoding COG3400 family protein gives MKKILIILDGIVAKKLMHRIVEANTGDNAYDIIYMSDVILPVQKPSNFTFYKFDPTSNSKLAMVLDKNIHTEVLIALNSKDEMISVTKNIRNHKQNLQMIVLDYWGLDFDDPYINVYKGIEVLANGMVERLPNIPVVAQNIGLKQGEIMEIRVPFGSSYAYRYIGSIEQKEWKIFALYRNQQLINIKPSLVLKPNDVILVIGKPYVLMQVYNAIGKTQGQFPMPFGQNLYLYLDLYLQDEVSVKKAVEEAKTLNQKFKNNKLIVRITRPTTPAIMNHIKNKFKYFDSIIVRIDYSNMGFYKILKEDFRKYDIGMMILTQEMFKHKESLKNIINLKIPIFKLGNEKVKSIKQTVVLLNDTHSYEQISPIVFDVASQIKTKTKIYDLDPVGEEEDKTNLLDHFENLAKIFNERIEIVSSSDNPIRELKKQKNMLQILPLKEEMMKKRFSWKFFYTNTDFISFDMNKYNQLLIPIVEE, from the coding sequence ATGAAAAAGATCTTAATTATTTTAGATGGTATTGTTGCAAAAAAATTAATGCATCGAATCGTAGAAGCTAATACTGGCGATAACGCTTACGATATTATATATATGAGCGATGTTATCCTCCCTGTACAAAAGCCTTCAAACTTTACTTTTTATAAATTCGACCCAACTTCTAACTCTAAGCTGGCAATGGTATTAGATAAAAATATTCATACAGAAGTTTTAATTGCACTAAATTCAAAAGATGAAATGATTAGTGTAACAAAGAATATAAGAAATCATAAACAAAATTTACAAATGATTGTATTAGATTATTGGGGATTAGATTTCGACGATCCATATATAAATGTATATAAAGGAATAGAAGTTTTAGCTAATGGGATGGTAGAGAGACTTCCAAATATTCCAGTTGTTGCTCAAAATATTGGATTAAAACAGGGTGAAATTATGGAGATAAGAGTTCCTTTTGGGAGTTCTTATGCATATAGATATATTGGATCTATTGAACAAAAAGAGTGGAAAATATTTGCACTTTATAGAAATCAACAGCTTATAAATATAAAACCTTCTTTAGTTTTAAAACCAAATGATGTTATTTTAGTAATAGGAAAACCTTATGTTTTAATGCAAGTTTATAATGCAATTGGAAAAACACAAGGGCAGTTTCCTATGCCTTTTGGACAAAATTTATATTTATATTTAGATCTTTATCTTCAAGATGAAGTTAGTGTAAAAAAAGCTGTAGAAGAAGCTAAAACTTTAAATCAAAAATTTAAAAATAATAAATTAATTGTACGAATAACACGACCGACAACACCTGCTATTATGAATCATATAAAAAATAAATTTAAATATTTTGATAGTATTATTGTAAGAATTGATTATTCAAATATGGGCTTTTATAAAATTTTAAAAGAAGATTTTAGAAAGTATGATATTGGAATGATGATTTTGACACAAGAAATGTTTAAACATAAAGAATCTCTAAAAAATATAATTAATTTGAAAATACCTATTTTTAAATTAGGAAATGAAAAAGTAAAATCAATAAAACAAACTGTTGTTTTATTAAATGATACCCATTCATATGAACAAATTTCACCAATTGTTTTTGATGTTGCTAGTCAAATTAAAACAAAGACAAAGATTTATGACTTAGATCCTGTTGGTGAAGAAGAAGACAAAACAAATTTATTAGATCATTTTGAAAACTTAGCAAAAATATTTAATGAAAGAATTGAAATTGTCTCAAGTAGTGATAATCCAATAAGAGAATTAAAAAAGCAAAAAAACATGCTTCAAATTTTGCCATTAAAAGAAGAAATGATGAAAAAAAGATTTTCATGGAAATTCTTTTATACAAATACAGATTTTATCTCTTTTGATATGAATAAATATAACCAATTATTAATTCCAATAGTTGAAGAATAA
- a CDS encoding succinyldiaminopimelate transaminase, translating into MNFEKYPFERLSEILADVEANEDYELSVLTIGEPKFETPDFIQDTLKENTSLLKKYPASAGIPELKQSMINFVNKRFDVSLDFSQIIPTFGTREVLFNFPQFALFDIKDPVIAFTNPFYQIYEGAAIASRAEVIYIDLVKENDFKAQLSVEQLEKCDLVVLNFPNNPTSASMSKEELGEWVEKALKYDFILINDECYSEIYLDDNNKPASLLEASILVGNDDFKNVLVMNSISKRSSAPGLRSGFIAGDANILKDYMQYRTYVGCASPVPLQYAAAAAWNEETHVEYFRSIYKKNFDLAYDILGIKPPQATFYIWLEVEDEIKFARELYRQKNIKVLPGSFLGREGIGKGYVRIALVENAEKTKEVLKRLKDFIDG; encoded by the coding sequence ATGAATTTTGAAAAATACCCTTTTGAAAGATTAAGTGAGATTTTAGCAGATGTTGAAGCTAATGAAGATTATGAATTATCTGTTTTAACTATTGGTGAACCTAAGTTTGAAACGCCAGATTTTATTCAAGATACTTTAAAAGAAAATACATCTTTATTGAAAAAATATCCAGCATCAGCTGGAATTCCTGAATTAAAACAATCAATGATTAACTTTGTAAATAAAAGATTTGATGTAAGTTTAGATTTTTCACAGATAATACCAACATTTGGAACAAGAGAAGTTTTATTTAACTTTCCTCAGTTTGCATTATTTGATATAAAAGACCCTGTAATTGCTTTTACAAATCCTTTCTACCAAATTTATGAAGGTGCAGCAATAGCTAGTAGGGCTGAAGTAATTTATATTGATTTAGTAAAAGAAAATGACTTTAAAGCACAACTTAGTGTTGAACAATTAGAAAAATGTGATTTAGTTGTTTTAAACTTCCCTAATAATCCAACATCAGCTTCAATGAGTAAAGAAGAGTTAGGAGAATGGGTAGAAAAAGCTTTAAAATATGATTTTATTTTGATAAATGATGAGTGTTATTCTGAAATTTATCTTGATGATAATAATAAACCAGCATCACTTTTAGAAGCATCTATTTTAGTTGGAAATGATGACTTTAAAAATGTTTTAGTAATGAACTCAATTTCAAAAAGAAGTAGCGCCCCTGGATTAAGAAGTGGATTTATTGCAGGTGATGCAAATATATTAAAAGATTATATGCAATATAGAACATACGTAGGTTGTGCTTCACCTGTTCCTCTTCAATACGCAGCAGCAGCTGCTTGGAATGAAGAAACACATGTTGAATATTTTAGAAGTATTTATAAAAAGAATTTTGATTTAGCATATGATATTTTAGGTATAAAACCACCACAAGCGACTTTTTATATTTGGCTTGAAGTTGAAGATGAAATAAAATTTGCACGAGAATTATATAGACAAAAAAATATTAAAGTATTGCCAGGATCTTTTTTAGGAAGAGAAGGAATTGGAAAAGGTTATGTTCGTATTGCACTTGTTGAAAATGCGGAAAAAACTAAAGAAGTATTAAAAAGATTAAAGGACTTTATTGATGGATAA